From the Anaeromyxobacter dehalogenans 2CP-1 genome, the window CCGCCGCCTCTACTCCGAGGCGACCGCCCGCGAGATCGACGTGGCGGTGCGCGAGCTGGTGGAGGGCGCCTTCCAGCGCGCCAGCGCCATACTCACCGACAACCGGGCGCTGCTCGACCTGGGCGCGGCCGAGCTGCTCGCCCGCGAGACGCTGGCCGGCGACGAGCTCCAGGCGCTGCTCGGGCGCGTGGCCGGCGACGGGCCGCGCGTCGCCGCGGCCAGCGCGGCGGGGTAGCTCCGGGCCGGGCCGGGCGGCCGGCACGCCATCCCGCACCTCGACGGCCCGTCCGTTCGATGCTTCACTGATCCGGTGTTCCGGGACGCGTGGAGCGCCGCCGTGCTGGTCGTCGCGACGGGCCTGTCGCTGGTCGCGACCGGCCACGCCGTGCTGCACAAGCGCGACGTCCGCGCGGCGCTGGGGTGGGTGGGGCTCATCTGGCTCGCGCCCATCGCCGGCGCGCTCGCGTACCTGCTGTTCGGCGTGAACCGCATCCGCCGCCGGGCGCAGGCCATCGGCCTGCCCGGCGTGCGGAGCCGCGACGAGGACCGGCCGCCGCCCCCGCAGCTCCCGTCCGGCGCCGCGCACCTCGCGCCGCTGGTGGCGCTCGCCGACGCGGTGGTGCGCCGCCCGCTCGTCGCCGGGAACGCCTTCACGTTGCTGCCGGGCGGCGGCGTCGCCTACCCGGCCATGCTCGAGGCCATCGACGCGGCCCGGCGCTCGGTCACGTTCTGCACGTACATCTTCGACGCGGGGCTGGCCGGCGACGCGTTCGCCGACGCGCTGGCCCGCGCGCACGCGCGCGGCGTGAAGGTGCGCGTGCTCGTGGACGCCATCGGCGTCCGCTACGGCTGGCCGCCCATCCACCAGCGCCTGCGCCGCCTGGGCGTGCGCACCGAGCTGTTCCTGCCGCGCCTCACCCCGGCCTGGCTGCCGTTCGTGAACCTGCGCAACCACCGCAAGATCCTGGTGGTGGACGGCCGGCTCGGCTTCACCGGCGGGATGAACGTGCGCGACGGGTTCCTGCCCCGGCCCGGCGGCCCGCCGCCGTTCATGGACCTGCAGGTGCGCATCGAGGGCCCGGTGGTGTCGCACCTCCAGTCGGCGTTCGCCGAGGACTGGCTGTTCACGACGGGCGAGCCGCTGGAGGGCAACGCGTTCTTCCCGCCGCTCGCCGCCGCCGGGCCGGTGCTGGCGCGCGGCGTGGCCGACGGGCCGGACGAGGACTTCGAGGCCATCCGCTGGCTGCTGCTCGGCGCGCTCTCGGTGGCGCGCCGGCGGGTGCGCGTCGTCACGCCCTACTTCCTGCCCGACCCGCCGCTCATCACGGCGCTCAACGTGGCGGCCATG encodes:
- a CDS encoding phospholipase D-like domain-containing protein; amino-acid sequence: MLVVATGLSLVATGHAVLHKRDVRAALGWVGLIWLAPIAGALAYLLFGVNRIRRRAQAIGLPGVRSRDEDRPPPPQLPSGAAHLAPLVALADAVVRRPLVAGNAFTLLPGGGVAYPAMLEAIDAARRSVTFCTYIFDAGLAGDAFADALARAHARGVKVRVLVDAIGVRYGWPPIHQRLRRLGVRTELFLPRLTPAWLPFVNLRNHRKILVVDGRLGFTGGMNVRDGFLPRPGGPPPFMDLQVRIEGPVVSHLQSAFAEDWLFTTGEPLEGNAFFPPLAAAGPVLARGVADGPDEDFEAIRWLLLGALSVARRRVRVVTPYFLPDPPLITALNVAAMRGVEVDVVLPERGNLPLVQWAQAAQLWQVLDRGCRVWCSPPPFDHTKAMVVDGAWSLVGSANWDPRSLRLNFELDVEAWDPELAARVDRLVEERLAAARPLTLADVDRRPLPVKLRDGVARLLSPYL